A window from Pleuronectes platessa chromosome 6, fPlePla1.1, whole genome shotgun sequence encodes these proteins:
- the atxn7l2b gene encoding ataxin-7-like protein 2b: MAASSRRHPNLDDCLGLNWSRWADMVDVSPPDAGSNAEDNSHCGRNPSDIMTLRKEDMHIYGHCPASDDFYLVMCSHCGQVVKPGAFEKHCERRHGERQKDGGLHEDGAPSSAALPVHPLRPSKAKREAASLPSVLKSSRENLPIPQNSLPMPRSRVPPCHSGPLPPGLCSSSGSTERPSEQKSTAGQTTQPRTPLRGTRTYSRTYKNVAKKERDLNKNCKILDPERKMLSTRELICNANTTQPKAQGRTKTSDQLSVEQRERIPCAGRDMEPLLVKLKDKEQHSEAFEEKLTQGSRHNLGSNCHILGSKDTEEDFPEEEGDRTVEEEVQPPYALNQSLLSSEGSEDDEQEEAKELPELPASPCHPKPLGHCTFGCRTLGRSILTFDRRLHHLRFALNTMLEHHVSTHMWKKMPQVSPGLRSCRVTPPAVRATGKPFQSTGSNSLDSTSIGQMENKTTQHNSQSTKPPSSTSPASLGPGRRSNPVGQQSKVQQKEVMPMQDASATQKATRLPQSNKEKSSRNVRDPPLHEKGQPRSPSCKGPASGNFSQGKKPCPPLPLQPSERHLSALEKRSALPAKTDRPPRGRGRASGIQQKAVGFDCNGRGQKRKGSNESPPSSVSKTSKCKRLSSPSRSSLLAWKGENIGDGLAWGLDKTSNS; encoded by the exons ATGGCCGCCTCGAGTCGGCGACATCCCAACCTCGACGACTGTCTCGGATTAAACTGGAGCCGCTGGGCGGACATGGTGGATGTGTCCCCGCCGGACG CCGGGTCTAATGCTGAAGACAACAGCCACTGCGGGAGGAACCCATCTGACATCATGACCCTCAGGAAAGAAG ACATGCACATATATGGCCACTGCCCGGCATCCGATGATTTCTATTTGGTGATGTGCAGTCACTGTGGTCAGGTGGTGAAGCCCGGAGCGTTCGAGAAGCACTGTGAGAGGCGCCATGGAGAAAGGCAGAAAGACGGCGGTCTTCATGAGGATGGCGCCCCCTCCTCAGCAGCATTACCTGTCCACCCGCTCAGGCCTAGTAAGGCCAAGAGGGAGGCCGCAAG tttGCCTTCAGTGCTAAAGTCCTCTCGGGAGAACCTCCCAATCCCACAAAACTCCCTGCCAATGCCTCGTTCCCGGGTTCCTCCATGTCACTCGGGACCCCTGCCCCCGggcctctgttcctcctctggttCTACCGAGAGGCCCTCTGAGCAGAAGTCCACAGCTGGACAGACCACTCAGCCTCGCACTCCTCTGCGAGGAACGAGAACCTACAGCCGGACTTATAAAAACGTAGCCA AGAAAGAACGTGACCTGAATAAAAACTGCAAGATCCTGGATCCAGAGAGGAAGATGCTGAGCACCCGGGAGCTTATATGCAAT GCCAATACAACGCAGCCAAAAGCACAGGGAAGGACTAAGACGTCTGATCAGCTGtctgtggagcagagagagaggatccCCTGTGCAGGTCGAGATATGGAGCCGCTTCTTGTCAAATTAAAAGACAAAGAGCAACATTCCGAAGCTTTTGAAGAGAAACTAACTCAGGGTAGCAGACACAACCTCGGCAGCAACTGCCACATTCTCGG GTCCAAGGATACAGAAGAAGATTTTCCAGAAGAGGAAGGCGACCGCACTGTGGAAGAGGAGGTGCAGCCTCCCTATGCCCTCAACCAGAGCCTGCTGTCAAGTGAGGGAAGTGAAGACGATGAGCAGGAGGAAGCCAAGGAGCTGCCGGAGCTGCCGGCCTCACCATGTCACCCCAAACCTCTCGGA CATTGCACTTTTGGATGCCGTACATTGGGTCGCAGCATCCTCACCTTTGACCGCCGCTTGCATCACCTGCGGTTTGCCCTCAACACCATGCTGGAGCACCATGTCAGCACACACATGTGGAA GAAAATGCCTCAAGTATCACCAGGTCTCAGGTCTTGTCGTGTCACACCACCAGCTGTGAGAGCGACAGGGAAACCCTTCCAATCCACGGGCTCCAATAGCCTTGACTCTACCTCGATCGGacaaatggaaaacaaaaccACTCAGCACAACTCTCAGAGTACCAAACCGCCTTCTTCCACCTCCCCCGCGAGCCTTGGGCCCGGCCGACGGAGCAACCCTGTTGGACAACAAAGCAAGGTTCAGCAGAAGGAGGTGATGCCTATGCAAGATGCAAGCGCAACACAGAAAGCTACCAGGCTGCCACAGAGCAATAAGGAAAAATCCTCCAGAAACGTCAGGGATCCCCCTCTCCATGAGAAGGGTCAGCCACGCTCCCCTTCCTGCAAGGGACCAGCCAGTGGTAACTTCTCACAGGGAAAGAAGCCATGTCCTCCTCTGCCACTGCAGCCCTCAGAGAGACACTTGTCGGCTTTGGAGAAGCGTTCAGCCTTACCTGCAAAAACAGACCGCCCCCCCCGCGGCAGAGGGAGGGCCTCAGGAATTCAGCAGAAGGCGGTGGGTTTCGATTGCAATGGTCGTGGCCAAAAGCGCAAAGGCAGCAATGAGTCGCCACCATCCTCCGTATCCAAAACCTCCAAGTGTAAGCGCTTGTCCTCTCCCTCCCGCTCCAGCCTCCTTGCCTGGAAGGGGGAGAACATCGGGGATGGGCTTGCTTGGGGCCTGGACAAAACGTCCAACTCCTAA